In Longimicrobium sp., one DNA window encodes the following:
- a CDS encoding PIN domain-containing protein, which yields MHTSFHAADLVVVELFKHKERILAASRLSQRRLTEVFQTYLHLTHLHNVVLLPPEHRREALRLCTGIDESDAGHVALALSLDAPLWTGDLALRRGLEERGFTRFFSPPPPAE from the coding sequence CTGCATACGAGTTTTCACGCGGCTGACCTCGTCGTCGTGGAGCTCTTCAAGCACAAGGAGCGAATACTCGCGGCCTCTCGGCTTTCACAGCGCCGCCTGACCGAGGTCTTCCAGACCTACCTGCACCTCACGCACCTCCATAACGTCGTGCTGCTTCCGCCGGAGCACCGGCGGGAGGCACTCAGGCTCTGCACCGGCATCGATGAAAGTGACGCCGGGCACGTTGCGCTCGCGTTGTCGCTGGATGCGCCGTTGTGGACGGGTGATCTGGCGCTGCGCCGTGGACTGGAAGAGCGCGGGTTTACCCGGTTCTTCTCTCCACCCCCTCCGGCTGAATGA
- a CDS encoding amidohydrolase family protein, translated as MRRIALTAALLTLAAADLGAQARTWTAAERAADSAQALAAFRGNIAAIHQRDRAAYLRHYLQSPRLVRVGPGGATYGYEPLAAERDTTWPDTLVATHFEVVPVAPGVVYGTYRYRVTQGSTSRGVSERVIVRQPDGSWKVAVSTAFASPGNQPVPAFALTHATVVDGTGAPPRTDATVVMRGGKIECVGACTVAPDVETIDARGKWIVPGLVDAHVHYSQTGWADGRPDAMDVRARFPYDSTVAVLEQHPERFFRSYLCSGVTATFDVGGYPWTWALRARAEASSAAPHVAAAGPLLSTIDHWVNVPAARQFVFMGSDSATLAGARMMVHNRSDAIKIWYLAGPPSPDTTQFKARLRIAAAEARRGGIPLIVHATDLWQAKDALRAGARLLVHSVDDRPVDDEFIALARQAGATYTPTLTVTDGYVMLYARHFDAVGVPMECVDPDTRHKAALTDSAAAGMPEARVAAIRQRIAAQRQVMYANLRRVRDAGIPIAMGTDAGNPLTLHGASVFREMDAMAEAGMTPMEVLVASTRTAARAMGRTDIGTLEPGKLADLVVLDADPLAAVANLRRVRLVARGGEIWTREELEYPAR; from the coding sequence ATGAGACGCATCGCCCTGACGGCCGCGCTGCTCACGCTGGCGGCGGCGGACCTCGGCGCCCAAGCGCGCACCTGGACCGCGGCCGAGCGCGCGGCGGACTCGGCGCAGGCGCTGGCCGCCTTCCGCGGCAACATCGCGGCGATCCACCAGCGCGACCGGGCGGCGTACCTGCGCCACTACCTGCAGAGCCCGCGTCTGGTCCGCGTGGGCCCCGGCGGCGCGACCTACGGCTACGAGCCGCTGGCCGCCGAGCGCGACACCACCTGGCCGGACACGCTGGTGGCCACGCACTTCGAGGTCGTTCCCGTCGCCCCCGGCGTGGTCTACGGCACCTACCGCTACCGCGTGACGCAGGGCTCCACCTCGCGCGGGGTGAGCGAGCGGGTGATCGTGCGCCAGCCGGACGGGAGCTGGAAGGTGGCGGTGAGCACCGCGTTCGCCTCGCCGGGGAACCAGCCGGTGCCCGCGTTCGCGCTGACCCACGCCACGGTGGTGGACGGCACCGGCGCGCCGCCGCGGACCGACGCGACGGTGGTGATGCGCGGCGGGAAGATCGAGTGCGTGGGCGCGTGCACGGTCGCGCCGGACGTCGAGACGATCGACGCGCGGGGGAAGTGGATCGTCCCCGGTCTCGTCGACGCGCACGTGCACTACTCGCAGACGGGGTGGGCGGACGGGCGCCCCGACGCGATGGACGTGCGCGCGCGGTTCCCGTACGACAGCACGGTGGCGGTGCTGGAGCAGCACCCCGAGCGCTTCTTCCGGAGCTACCTGTGCTCCGGCGTGACCGCGACCTTCGACGTGGGCGGCTACCCGTGGACGTGGGCGCTGCGCGCGCGGGCCGAGGCAAGCAGCGCGGCTCCGCACGTGGCCGCCGCGGGGCCGCTGCTCTCCACCATCGACCACTGGGTGAACGTGCCGGCGGCGCGCCAGTTCGTGTTCATGGGGAGCGACTCGGCCACGCTGGCGGGCGCGCGGATGATGGTGCACAACCGCAGCGACGCCATCAAGATCTGGTATCTCGCCGGCCCCCCGTCGCCCGACACCACGCAGTTCAAGGCGCGCCTGCGCATCGCCGCGGCCGAGGCGCGACGCGGGGGGATCCCGCTGATCGTGCACGCCACCGACCTGTGGCAGGCGAAGGACGCGCTGCGCGCCGGCGCCCGGCTGCTGGTGCACTCGGTGGACGACCGGCCGGTGGACGACGAGTTCATCGCCCTGGCCCGGCAGGCGGGGGCGACGTACACGCCCACGCTCACCGTGACGGACGGATACGTGATGCTGTACGCGCGGCACTTCGACGCGGTGGGGGTGCCGATGGAGTGCGTGGACCCCGACACGCGCCACAAGGCGGCGCTCACCGACTCGGCCGCGGCGGGGATGCCCGAGGCGCGCGTGGCCGCCATCCGCCAGCGCATCGCCGCGCAGCGCCAGGTGATGTACGCCAACCTGCGCCGCGTGCGCGACGCCGGCATCCCCATCGCCATGGGCACGGACGCGGGGAACCCGCTGACGCTGCACGGCGCGTCGGTGTTCCGCGAGATGGACGCGATGGCCGAGGCGGGGATGACGCCGATGGAGGTGCTGGTCGCCTCCACGCGCACCGCCGCGCGGGCGATGGGGCGCACCGACATCGGCACGCTGGAGCCGGGGAAGCTGGCCGACCTGGTCGTGCTCGACGCCGACCCGCTGGCCGCCGTGGCCAACCTCCGCCGCGTCCGCCTGGTCGCCCGCGGCGGCGAGATCTGGACGCGCGAGGAGCTGGAATATCCGGCGCGGTAG
- a CDS encoding M23 family metallopeptidase, whose translation MPGSRWTLMLVPHDNERVRSFQVAWKDVRAVVSAILLVVFLLGTFTVAFFVKQSQHVRAGSLRRENELLAAEVNQMRQEMDQLNRSIETLGQKDEQYRVMSGLNALTSDPRTGTTRSVAEQALMHLNPEVGGRISDASTTLDALTRRASQLRTSMDQALTALQRNRDRLASTPTIAPARGPLSSLFSPGRYHPVLHITRPHKGIDIAARVGEPIMAPAHGVVRFAGNRGNGYGNMVEIDHGYGYVTRFAHASRLLVHTGQEVKRGDLIALVGATGLVSGPHLHYEVEIDGKQVDPLNFIVADAIPD comes from the coding sequence ATGCCAGGATCCCGCTGGACGCTCATGCTCGTCCCGCACGACAACGAGCGCGTACGCTCCTTCCAGGTCGCGTGGAAAGACGTGCGCGCCGTCGTGTCGGCCATCCTCCTCGTGGTCTTCCTCCTGGGCACCTTCACCGTCGCCTTCTTCGTCAAGCAGAGCCAGCACGTGCGTGCCGGGTCGCTGCGCCGCGAGAACGAGCTGCTGGCGGCCGAGGTGAACCAGATGCGCCAGGAGATGGACCAGCTGAACCGGTCCATCGAGACGCTGGGCCAGAAGGACGAGCAGTACCGGGTGATGAGCGGGCTGAACGCGCTCACGTCCGACCCGCGGACGGGGACCACGCGCAGCGTGGCCGAGCAGGCGCTGATGCACCTGAACCCCGAGGTGGGCGGCCGCATCAGCGACGCGTCGACCACGCTGGACGCGCTGACGCGCCGGGCCAGCCAGCTGCGCACCAGCATGGACCAGGCGCTCACCGCGCTGCAGCGCAACCGCGACCGCCTGGCCAGCACCCCCACCATCGCCCCCGCGCGCGGGCCGCTTTCCTCGCTGTTCAGCCCCGGCCGCTACCATCCCGTCCTGCACATCACCCGCCCGCACAAGGGGATCGACATCGCCGCGCGGGTGGGCGAGCCGATCATGGCCCCGGCGCACGGCGTGGTGCGCTTCGCGGGGAACAGGGGGAACGGCTACGGCAACATGGTGGAGATCGACCACGGCTACGGCTACGTGACGCGCTTCGCGCACGCCAGCCGCCTGCTGGTGCACACCGGCCAGGAGGTGAAGCGCGGCGACCTGATCGCGCTGGTCGGCGCCACCGGCCTGGTCTCGGGCCCGCACCTGCACTACGAGGTGGAGATCGACGGCAAGCAGGTCGATCCGCTGAACTTCATCGTGGCGGACGCGATTCCGGACTGA
- a CDS encoding antibiotic biosynthesis monooxygenase family protein, translating into MIARTWRGETRAEDADAYERYLRETGEKDCRALPGNRGVVILRGEREGRAEFVFVSFWDGMDDVRAFAGDDPERARYYPRDYELLLTLEPFVRHHEVASAEMGMMAGAASL; encoded by the coding sequence ATGATCGCACGCACCTGGCGCGGCGAGACGCGCGCGGAAGACGCGGACGCATACGAACGGTACCTGCGCGAGACGGGGGAGAAGGACTGCCGCGCGCTCCCCGGCAACCGCGGCGTCGTGATCCTGCGCGGCGAGCGGGAGGGGCGCGCGGAATTCGTCTTCGTCTCCTTCTGGGACGGGATGGACGACGTGCGCGCCTTCGCGGGCGACGACCCGGAGCGCGCCCGCTACTATCCGCGCGACTACGAGCTTCTGCTCACGCTGGAGCCCTTCGTGCGCCACCACGAGGTCGCGTCCGCGGAGATGGGGATGATGGCGGGCGCCGCATCTTTGTAG
- a CDS encoding EamA family transporter encodes MPVIARRVRAFGVLRLGAYAATWIIWGSTYLAIRTAVAVVPPLLLAGVRSVVAGGILLGWALARGDERPRRPQAAAALATGVLFFLIGHGGLFWAEQRVASGPAALMIATEHFWVLLAGSLLGVIAATWRAWAGVGIGLGGVALLVGTGAGGIDPLGAAVLVVSAAAWGVGTLYFTGPRKPKSQLYAAGMPLLGGGVLLLVASAIAGEPSRRALSDVTPVAAGALLYLIVFGSVVAFTAYSWLVELEGPSRALSFAYVNPLVAVLLGAVFLHEPLTGRMALAALAIVAAVVLVITGIRAQPRPAEALRPPAAPASTRAARRPRGKARQP; translated from the coding sequence GTGCCGGTGATCGCGCGGCGGGTGCGCGCGTTCGGCGTGCTGCGGCTGGGCGCGTACGCGGCCACGTGGATCATCTGGGGATCGACCTACCTGGCCATCCGCACCGCCGTGGCGGTCGTTCCGCCGCTGCTGCTGGCCGGCGTGCGCTCCGTGGTCGCGGGCGGCATCCTGCTCGGCTGGGCGCTCGCGCGGGGCGACGAGCGCCCCCGCCGCCCGCAGGCCGCCGCGGCGCTGGCGACCGGGGTGCTGTTCTTCCTGATCGGCCACGGCGGCCTGTTCTGGGCCGAGCAGCGCGTGGCCAGCGGCCCGGCGGCGCTGATGATCGCCACCGAGCACTTCTGGGTGCTGCTGGCCGGCTCGCTCCTGGGCGTCATCGCCGCGACGTGGCGGGCGTGGGCGGGGGTGGGCATCGGGCTGGGCGGCGTGGCGCTGCTGGTGGGGACGGGCGCGGGCGGCATCGACCCGCTGGGCGCGGCCGTGCTCGTCGTCTCCGCCGCCGCGTGGGGAGTGGGGACGCTGTACTTCACCGGACCGCGCAAGCCGAAGTCGCAATTGTACGCGGCGGGGATGCCGCTCCTGGGCGGCGGCGTCCTCCTGCTGGTCGCCTCCGCGATCGCGGGCGAGCCGTCGCGCCGGGCGCTCTCCGACGTGACGCCGGTGGCCGCGGGGGCGCTGCTGTACCTGATCGTCTTCGGCAGCGTGGTGGCCTTCACCGCCTACAGCTGGCTGGTGGAGTTGGAGGGGCCCAGCCGCGCGCTCTCCTTCGCCTACGTGAACCCGCTGGTCGCCGTCCTGCTGGGCGCCGTCTTCCTGCATGAGCCGCTGACCGGGCGCATGGCGCTGGCGGCGCTGGCCATCGTGGCCGCGGTGGTGCTCGTCATCACCGGCATCCGCGCGCAGCCGCGGCCGGCGGAGGCGCTCCGTCCGCCCGCCGCGCCCGCATCCACCCGAGCCGCGCGCCGCCCGCGCGGGAAAGCGAGACAGCCATGA